From one Streptomyces sp. N50 genomic stretch:
- a CDS encoding acyl-CoA dehydrogenase family protein → MRRTVFDEDHEAFRETLRAFIEAEVVPVYDEWFAAGQAPRDFYYKLAELGVFGIRVDEEYGGAGIDSYKFEAVLYEETARAGVSFGGSGVHVLLGLPYIKLLATDEQKKKYLPKFVSGEEMWAIAMTEPGTGSDLAGMKTTAKLSEDGTHYVLNGAKTFITGGVHADRMIVCARTAPSTKEDRRHGISLFVVDTKAEGYSVGRKLDKLGLKTSDTAELAFVDVKVPAEDLLGEENKGFYYLGHNLASERWGIAFGAYAQAKAAVRFAKQYVQERVVFGQPVAAFQNTKFELAACQAEVDAAEAVVDRATEALDAGELTPAEAASAKLFTTEVAHRVIDRCLQLHGGYGFMNEYPIARLYADNRVNRIYGGTSEIMKTIIAKDMGL, encoded by the coding sequence GTGCGCCGTACGGTGTTTGACGAGGACCACGAGGCGTTCCGGGAGACCCTCCGGGCCTTCATCGAGGCCGAGGTCGTCCCCGTCTACGACGAGTGGTTCGCGGCCGGCCAGGCGCCGCGCGACTTCTACTACAAGCTCGCCGAGCTCGGCGTCTTCGGCATCCGCGTGGACGAGGAGTACGGCGGCGCGGGCATCGACTCGTACAAGTTCGAGGCCGTCCTCTACGAGGAGACCGCGCGCGCGGGTGTCTCCTTCGGCGGCTCCGGCGTACACGTGCTGCTCGGCCTGCCCTACATCAAGCTGCTCGCCACCGACGAGCAGAAGAAGAAGTACCTGCCGAAGTTCGTCTCCGGCGAGGAGATGTGGGCGATCGCGATGACCGAGCCGGGCACCGGCTCCGACCTCGCGGGCATGAAGACCACCGCCAAGCTCTCCGAGGACGGCACGCACTACGTCCTCAACGGCGCCAAGACCTTCATCACCGGTGGCGTGCACGCCGACCGCATGATCGTCTGCGCCCGCACGGCCCCCTCCACGAAGGAGGACCGCCGCCACGGCATCTCCCTGTTCGTGGTGGACACCAAGGCCGAGGGCTACTCGGTCGGCCGCAAGCTGGACAAGCTGGGCCTGAAGACCTCCGACACCGCCGAGCTGGCGTTCGTCGACGTGAAGGTCCCGGCCGAGGACCTCCTCGGCGAGGAGAACAAGGGCTTCTACTACCTCGGCCACAACCTCGCCTCCGAGCGCTGGGGCATCGCCTTCGGCGCGTACGCGCAGGCCAAGGCCGCCGTCCGGTTCGCGAAGCAGTACGTCCAGGAGCGCGTGGTCTTCGGCCAGCCCGTCGCCGCGTTCCAGAACACCAAGTTCGAACTGGCCGCCTGCCAGGCCGAGGTGGACGCCGCCGAGGCCGTCGTGGACCGCGCGACCGAGGCCCTGGACGCCGGTGAGCTGACTCCCGCCGAGGCGGCCAGCGCCAAGCTGTTCACCACCGAGGTCGCCCACCGCGTGATCGACCGCTGCCTCCAGCTGCACGGCGGCTACGGCTTCATGAACGAGTACCCGATCGCCCGCCTGTACGCGGACAACCGCGTCAACCGCATCTACGGCGGCACCAGCGAGATCATGAAGACGATCATCGCCAAGGACATGGGCCTGTAA
- a CDS encoding carboxyl transferase domain-containing protein has protein sequence MHEAPELTSAADPASEAWRANEAAHRALGEELRQKLAAARLGGGERARARHTARGKLLPRDRVDTLLDPGSPFLELAPLAADGMYDGAAPAAGVIAGIGRVSGRECVIVANDATVKGGTYYPMTVKKHLRAQEIALENRLPCIYLVDSGGAFLPMQDEVFPDRDHFGRIFFNQARMSGAGIPQIAAVLGSCTAGGAYVPAMSDEAVIVRNQGTIFLGGPPLVKAATGEVVTAEELGGGDVHARVSGVTDHLAEDDAHALRIVRTIAATLPARGALPWEVTESVEPKVDPYGIYGAVPVDSRTPYDVREIIARVVDGSRFAEFKAEFGQTLVTGFARIHGHPVGIVANNGILFSESAQKGAHFIELCDQRGIPLVFLQNISGFMVGKDYEAGGIAKHGAKMVTAVACARVPKLTVVVGGSYGAGNYSMCGRAYSPRFLWMWPGAKISVMGGEQAASVLATVKRDQLEGRGEEWPAEDEDAFKDPIRQQYERQGNAYYATARLWDDGVIDPTETRQVLGLALTACANAPLGDPQFGVFRM, from the coding sequence ATGCATGAGGCACCGGAGCTGACGAGCGCGGCGGACCCCGCGTCGGAGGCGTGGCGGGCCAACGAGGCGGCGCACCGCGCGCTGGGCGAGGAGCTGCGCCAGAAGCTGGCCGCGGCCCGGCTCGGTGGTGGTGAGCGGGCCCGGGCACGGCACACCGCGCGCGGCAAGCTGCTCCCCCGTGACCGCGTGGACACGCTGCTCGACCCCGGCTCGCCCTTCCTGGAGCTGGCTCCCCTCGCCGCCGACGGGATGTACGACGGGGCCGCCCCGGCCGCCGGTGTCATCGCCGGCATCGGGCGGGTGAGCGGGCGCGAGTGCGTGATCGTCGCGAACGACGCCACGGTCAAGGGCGGGACCTACTACCCGATGACCGTGAAGAAGCATCTGCGCGCCCAGGAGATCGCCCTCGAGAACCGCCTCCCCTGTATCTATCTCGTCGACTCCGGAGGCGCCTTCCTGCCCATGCAGGACGAGGTGTTCCCGGACCGGGACCACTTCGGGCGGATCTTCTTCAACCAGGCCCGGATGTCGGGGGCCGGGATTCCGCAGATCGCCGCTGTGCTGGGGTCCTGTACCGCCGGTGGGGCTTACGTGCCCGCCATGAGCGACGAAGCCGTCATCGTCCGGAATCAGGGGACGATCTTCCTCGGCGGTCCGCCCCTCGTGAAGGCCGCCACCGGTGAGGTCGTCACCGCCGAGGAGCTGGGCGGGGGCGACGTCCACGCACGCGTGTCGGGCGTCACCGACCACCTCGCGGAGGACGACGCGCACGCCCTGCGGATCGTCCGGACCATCGCCGCCACGCTCCCCGCGCGCGGGGCCCTCCCCTGGGAGGTCACCGAGTCGGTGGAACCCAAGGTCGACCCGTACGGGATCTACGGCGCCGTCCCCGTCGACTCCCGTACCCCCTACGACGTACGGGAGATCATCGCGCGCGTGGTCGACGGCTCGCGGTTCGCCGAGTTCAAGGCCGAGTTCGGGCAGACCCTGGTCACCGGCTTCGCGCGCATCCATGGTCACCCGGTCGGCATCGTCGCCAACAACGGCATCCTGTTCTCCGAATCCGCCCAGAAGGGCGCCCACTTCATCGAGCTGTGCGACCAGCGCGGCATCCCCCTGGTGTTCCTCCAGAACATCTCGGGGTTCATGGTCGGCAAGGACTACGAGGCGGGCGGCATCGCCAAGCACGGCGCCAAGATGGTCACCGCCGTCGCCTGCGCGCGCGTGCCGAAGCTGACGGTGGTGGTCGGCGGCTCGTACGGCGCGGGCAACTATTCGATGTGCGGCCGGGCCTACTCCCCCCGCTTCCTGTGGATGTGGCCCGGCGCCAAGATCTCCGTGATGGGCGGCGAACAGGCCGCGTCGGTCCTCGCGACGGTGAAGCGGGACCAGTTGGAGGGGCGCGGGGAGGAGTGGCCCGCCGAGGACGAGGACGCCTTCAAGGACCCGATCCGGCAGCAGTACGAGCGCCAGGGCAACGCCTACTACGCCACCGCCCGGCTCTGGGACGACGGGGTCATCGACCCGACGGAGACCCGCCAGGTGCTGGGTCTCGCCCTGACCGCCTGTGCCAACGCGCCCCTGGGAGACCCCCAGTTCGGCGTCTTCCGGATGTGA
- a CDS encoding acetyl/propionyl/methylcrotonyl-CoA carboxylase subunit alpha, whose translation MFDTVLVANRGEIAVRVIRTLRSLGVRSVAVFSDADADARHVREADTAVRLGPAPAAESYLSVERLLEAAARSGAQAVHPGYGFLAENAAFARACADAGLVFIGPPADAIALMGDKIRAKETVEAAGVPVVPGGRDPELAKAAHELGAPVLLKPSAGGGGKGMRLVRDLTLLEEEIAAARREARASFGDDTLLVERWVDRPRHIEIQVLADGHGNVVHLGERECSLQRRHQKVVEEAPSVLLDEATRVAMGEAAVQAARSCGYAGAGTVEFIVPGNDPSSYYFMEMNTRLQVEHPVTELVTGLDLVEWQLRVAAGERLPFAQDDITLTGHAVEARICAEDPARGFLPSGGTVIRLHEPQGDGIRTDSGLSEGTEVGSLYDPMLSKVIAYGPDRATALRKLRAALADTVTLGVPTNAGFLRRLLAHPAVVAGELDTGLVEREADGLVPGEVPVEVYAAAALLRHAALAPGRGSGWADPFAATDGWRLGGERAWTAHPLQVPGHDPVTVRVRRTPEGGTELLPDGAEKPLGGSGWAGPDGRFVLRLDGLVHTFTALPDGTWLGRDGDAWQVRDHDPVAASLSGADRSGAGSLTAPMPGTVTVVKVAVGDQVTAGQSLLVVEAMKMEHVVSAPHAGTVAELDVTPGATVAMDQVLAVVTPVEEDQ comes from the coding sequence ATGTTCGACACGGTCCTCGTGGCCAACCGGGGCGAGATCGCGGTCCGCGTGATCCGCACCCTGCGCTCCCTCGGCGTGCGCTCCGTGGCCGTCTTCTCCGACGCCGACGCGGACGCCCGGCACGTCCGCGAGGCCGACACGGCGGTACGGCTCGGTCCGGCACCGGCCGCCGAGAGCTACCTGTCGGTGGAGCGGCTCCTGGAGGCGGCGGCCCGCTCCGGCGCGCAGGCCGTGCACCCGGGCTACGGCTTCCTCGCCGAGAACGCGGCCTTCGCGCGCGCGTGCGCCGACGCCGGGCTCGTCTTCATCGGTCCCCCGGCCGACGCGATCGCCCTCATGGGCGACAAGATCCGCGCCAAGGAGACCGTGGAGGCGGCCGGCGTTCCGGTCGTCCCCGGCGGCCGCGATCCCGAACTCGCCAAGGCAGCGCACGAGTTGGGCGCACCCGTGCTCCTCAAGCCGTCGGCCGGCGGTGGCGGCAAGGGCATGCGCCTGGTCCGCGACCTCACCCTCCTGGAGGAGGAGATCGCCGCCGCCCGCCGCGAGGCCCGCGCCTCCTTCGGCGACGACACCCTCCTGGTCGAGCGCTGGGTCGACCGCCCCCGCCACATCGAGATCCAGGTCCTGGCCGACGGCCACGGCAACGTCGTCCACCTCGGCGAACGCGAGTGCTCCTTGCAGCGCCGCCACCAGAAGGTCGTCGAGGAGGCCCCGAGCGTCCTCCTGGACGAGGCCACGCGCGTGGCGATGGGCGAGGCGGCGGTCCAGGCGGCCCGCTCGTGCGGGTACGCGGGCGCGGGCACCGTCGAGTTCATCGTCCCCGGCAACGACCCGTCGTCGTACTACTTCATGGAGATGAACACCCGCCTCCAAGTGGAGCACCCGGTCACGGAGTTGGTCACCGGCCTCGACCTGGTGGAGTGGCAGCTGCGGGTGGCGGCGGGCGAGCGACTGCCCTTCGCGCAGGACGACATCACGCTCACCGGACACGCGGTGGAGGCGCGCATCTGCGCGGAGGACCCGGCCAGAGGCTTCCTCCCCTCCGGCGGCACGGTGATCCGGCTCCACGAACCCCAGGGCGACGGCATCCGCACCGACTCCGGCCTCTCCGAAGGCACCGAGGTCGGCAGCCTCTACGACCCGATGCTCTCCAAGGTCATCGCCTACGGCCCCGACCGCGCGACCGCGCTCAGGAAGCTCCGCGCCGCCCTCGCGGACACGGTGACGCTGGGCGTGCCGACGAACGCCGGTTTCCTACGGCGGCTGCTGGCCCATCCGGCGGTCGTGGCGGGCGAGTTGGACACCGGGCTCGTCGAGCGGGAGGCGGACGGGCTGGTGCCCGGCGAGGTACCGGTGGAGGTCTACGCGGCGGCGGCGCTGCTGCGGCACGCGGCGCTCGCGCCCGGGCGGGGCTCCGGCTGGGCCGACCCGTTCGCCGCCACGGACGGCTGGCGGCTGGGCGGGGAGCGGGCCTGGACGGCGCACCCGCTCCAGGTACCGGGCCACGACCCGGTGACCGTGCGCGTCCGCCGCACACCCGAGGGCGGGACCGAACTGCTGCCGGACGGCGCCGAGAAGCCGCTCGGCGGGTCCGGCTGGGCCGGGCCCGACGGCCGGTTCGTCCTGCGGCTCGACGGACTCGTCCACACCTTCACCGCCCTGCCGGACGGCACCTGGCTGGGCCGGGACGGGGACGCGTGGCAGGTGCGGGACCACGATCCGGTGGCCGCCTCGCTCAGCGGGGCCGACCGGTCCGGTGCGGGTTCGCTGACCGCGCCGATGCCGGGGACGGTGACCGTGGTGAAGGTCGCCGTGGGGGATCAAGTGACCGCGGGACAGAGCCTGTTGGTGGTCGAGGCGATGAAGATGGAGCACGTCGTCTCCGCGCCGCACGCCGGCACCGTCGCCGAACTCGATGTGACGCCGGGCGCGACGGTCGCCATGGACCAGGTGCTGGCGGTCGTCACCCCCGTGGAGGAGGACCAGTGA
- a CDS encoding TetR/AcrR family transcriptional regulator has product MTTRTDAPTRREQILKEAARLFAERGFHGVGVDEIGAAVGISGPGLYRHFPGKDAMLAELLVGISGQLLTGAKRRLAEAEGVTSPEVLLDSLIEGHIDFALDDRPLITLHDRELDRLRDTDRKLVRQLQRQYVELWVEVVREVYPDLAEPSARSAVHSVFGLLNSTPHLGRPGSLPGRGATAELLHRMARGALGAAASAG; this is encoded by the coding sequence ATGACCACGAGAACCGACGCCCCCACCCGCCGCGAGCAGATCCTCAAGGAGGCCGCGCGGCTCTTCGCCGAGCGGGGTTTCCACGGCGTCGGGGTCGACGAGATAGGCGCGGCGGTCGGTATCAGCGGCCCCGGCCTGTACCGCCACTTCCCGGGCAAGGACGCGATGCTCGCCGAGCTCCTGGTCGGCATCAGCGGCCAGCTCCTGACGGGCGCGAAGCGCCGCCTGGCGGAGGCGGAGGGTGTGACCTCTCCGGAGGTCCTGCTCGACTCGCTCATCGAGGGCCACATCGACTTCGCCCTTGACGACCGCCCCCTGATCACCCTCCACGACCGCGAACTGGACCGCCTCCGCGACACCGACCGCAAGCTGGTGCGCCAACTCCAGCGCCAGTACGTCGAGTTGTGGGTGGAGGTCGTCCGCGAGGTGTACCCGGACCTGGCCGAACCCAGCGCCCGGTCGGCGGTCCACTCGGTGTTCGGGCTGCTGAACTCGACCCCGCATCTGGGGAGGCCGGGGTCGTTGCCCGGGCGGGGGGCTACGGCGGAGTTGTTGCATCGGATGGCGCGGGGGGCGTTGGGGGCGGCGGCTTCGGCGGGGTGA
- a CDS encoding acyl-CoA thioesterase II: MNQALQDLLDLLDLEQIEENIFRGQSRSAVVPRVFGGQVAAQALVAAGRTVPADRHAHSLHAYFLRMGDPGAPIVYNVERMRDGRSFTTRRAVAVQHGRPIFALSASFQTYEEGLDHQAPMPPAPDPETVPTGHERLLGYDHLDRGIVERFLEAREAIDLRYVDDPPYGRFGEPREPHSQVWFRTNGKLDGPIDDPLLHVVLATYVSDMTLLDSILLAHGRGGWAVGDVVGASLDHAMWFHRPFRADEWLLYDQESPSASGGRGLGQARIYTQDGQLAISVIQEGVVRVPREH; this comes from the coding sequence ATGAACCAGGCACTACAGGATCTCCTCGATCTGCTCGACCTGGAGCAGATCGAGGAGAACATCTTCCGCGGCCAGTCCCGCTCCGCCGTCGTCCCCCGCGTCTTCGGGGGCCAGGTGGCGGCGCAGGCGCTGGTCGCCGCCGGGCGCACGGTCCCCGCGGACCGCCACGCCCACTCCCTGCACGCGTACTTCCTGCGGATGGGCGACCCGGGCGCGCCCATCGTCTACAACGTCGAGCGCATGCGCGACGGCCGTTCCTTCACCACCCGCCGCGCGGTCGCCGTCCAGCACGGCCGGCCGATCTTCGCGCTGTCGGCGTCCTTCCAGACGTACGAGGAGGGCCTCGACCACCAGGCCCCCATGCCGCCCGCGCCCGACCCGGAGACGGTCCCCACCGGCCACGAGCGGCTGCTCGGCTACGACCACCTCGACCGGGGAATCGTTGAACGATTCCTGGAGGCGCGCGAGGCGATCGACCTCCGGTACGTCGACGACCCGCCCTACGGCCGCTTCGGCGAGCCCCGGGAACCGCACTCCCAGGTCTGGTTCCGCACCAACGGCAAGCTCGACGGCCCCATTGACGACCCCCTTCTCCACGTCGTCCTCGCGACCTACGTCTCCGACATGACCCTCCTCGACTCGATCCTCCTGGCGCACGGCCGGGGCGGCTGGGCCGTAGGAGACGTGGTCGGAGCCTCCCTCGACCACGCGATGTGGTTCCACCGGCCGTTCCGCGCGGACGAGTGGCTGCTCTACGACCAGGAGTCGCCGTCGGCGTCCGGCGGGCGGGGGCTCGGGCAGGCGCGGATCTACACGCAGGACGGTCAACTGGCCATCTCCGTCATTCAGGAGGGCGTGG